In one window of Henckelia pumila isolate YLH828 chromosome 1, ASM3356847v2, whole genome shotgun sequence DNA:
- the LOC140874357 gene encoding uncharacterized protein: MQAHLSALDDDMWFVITDGPLIITKVNTAISISSGGPQYIEKPRVEWTAEDKKKENLDDVAKDILYKTLEKNTFSKINRCKIGKEIWEKLIQLCEGNEQKKENKLSVATQKFDNIKIKSGESMTEFDERVSSIEIVLNALRKTYPNREIFLKVIRGLSKK; this comes from the coding sequence ATGCAAGCACATTTATCAGCCCTAGATGACGATATGTGGTTTGTCATCACTGATGGACCTCTTATCATCACCAAGGTGAATACTGCTATATCCATCTCAAGTGGTGGACCACAATACATCGAAAAACCAAGGGTTGAATGGACTGCTGAAgacaaaaagaaagaaaatcttgACGATGTTGCTAAAGACATTTTGTACAAAACCCTTGAAAAAAATACATTTAGCAAGATCAATAGGTGTAAAATTGGAaaagaaatttgggagaaaCTTATTCAGCTCTGCGAAGGAAATGAGCAGAAAAAGGAAAACAAGTTATCAGTGGCTACtcaaaaatttgataatatcAAAATAAAGTCAGGAGAATCCATGACAGAGTTTGATGAACGAGTCAGTAGCATTGAGATTGTACTCAATGCTCTGAGAAAAACATATCCCAACCGAGAAATTTTCCTTAAAGTCATTCGAGGTCTTTCCAAAAAATGA
- the LOC140874356 gene encoding CSC1-like protein At1g32090: protein MALGCTLSRIGYSFVLLKIFGPVAIVALLVLLPVNASGGTLFFLQRDLVVSNIDKLSISNIRPNSFKFTVDVQIFERACYLYMLAEKRHAVIEFQVLVRNVPNVSGRSISDNVESFFRRTHPDHYLCHQGVYDANKFAKLVRKRNRLQNRLDYNELKFERHPGKRPTTKRGCLGLWGERVDSIDFYKEQIKDFDRKMATKRQKILKDSKSVTPAAFVSFNSRWGASVCAQTQQSKNPTLWLANWATEPRDVYWKNLAIMFFSLSIRKLVISIAVFALVFFYMIPIAFVQSLPNLEGLERVAPFLWPVVECLQDASRMSVTVKNNLTKLEVNGVNLSTRM, encoded by the exons ATGGCCTTGGGTTGCACTTTAAGTCGAATAGGCTATTCTTTTGTGCT CTTGAAAATATTCGGACCTGTGGCCATTGTTGCACTCCTAGTTCTGCTTCCAGTGAACGCATCCGGTGGTACTTTATTTTTCCTGCAACGTGACTTGGTTGTGAGCAACATTGACAAGCTTTCCATATCAAATATTCGTCCCAATTCCTTCAA GTTCACAGTAGATGTTCAAATTTTTGAAAGG GCTTGCTACTTATACATGCTTGCTGAGAAAAGACATGCCGTGATTGAATTTCAG GTTCTTGTTAGGAACGTGCCGAATGTTTCTGGACGTTCGATATCAGATAATGTGGAGAGCTTCTTTCGGAGAACCCATCCAGATCATTATCTATGCCACCAG GGTGTATATGATGCTAATAAGTTTGCTAAACTTGTTCGAAAAAGAAACCGTCTCCAAAATAGGCTGGACTACAATGAACTTAAATTTGAGAGACATCCAGGGAAGAGACCAACTACGAAG AGAGGCTGCCTTGGACTGTGGGGTGAAAGGGTCGACTCAATCGACTTTTACAAAGAGCAAATAAAGGATTTTGATAGAAAG ATGGCTACGAAACGCCAAAAAATTCTCAAGGACTCTAAATCTGTCACACCAGCTGCCTTTGTATCGTTTAATTCCAGATGGGGGGCTTCCGTTTGTGCCCAGACACAACAGAGCAAAAATCCTACACTTTGGTTGGCAAATTGGGCCACTGAACCACGTGACGTATACTGGAAGAATTTGGCCATAATGTTTTTTTCACTTAGTATTCGGAAACTTGTTATTTCAATAGCAGTGTTCGCGTTGGTTTTCTTTTACATGATCCCTATTGCTTTTGTTCAATCATTGCCGAATCTGGAAGGGCTGGAAAGAGTCGCGCCATTTCTCTGGCCAGTTGTTGAATG